Genomic segment of Corynebacterium urealyticum DSM 7109:
CAATGTGTCCATGCGCATGGAACGAGTGACCGGCTACACCGCCGAAGGCTCGAATAAGCCCCTCGATGGGTATGTACTTAACGGGCGGAAGTGGTTTAGCTCGAACGGCATGCGACCCAACCTCAAGGTGCTCATCGTCATGGGCAAGACCAGCCCAGAGGCTGAGCCCCACCGCCAGCAGTCCATGCTGGTCGTCCCCGCCGACGCCCCCGGCGTCCACATCGTGCGCGACCTTCCCGTCTTCGGCTACCACGACCGCGAAGGCCACGCCGAACTGGAATTTGAGGACGTATTCGTCCCCGACCACGACATCCTCCTGGAGGAGGGAGCGGGTTTTCGGATCTCCCAGGACCGCTTGGGGCCAGGCCGGATTCACCACTGCATGCGCGCCATCGGCATGGCAGAACGTGCACTCGAGCTGATGTGCGAACGAGCCTTGTCGCGAAGCACCTTCGGCAAAGCGCTGGCCGAGCGCGACACGATCCAAGAACGCATCGCCAACGCCCGCATCGACATCGAGCAGGCCCGGCTATTGACTTTGAAGGCCGCCTGGATGATGGACACGGTCGGCAATAAGGCCGCTCGCCAGGAAATTGCTGCCATCAAGGTTGCTGCCCCACAGGTCGCACTCCGCATCGTGGACGAAGCCATCCAAGTATTCGGTGGCGAGGGTGTGACCTCCGATACCCCGCTGGCTCACATGTGGGCTGGCCTGCGATCACTCCGGCTGGCCGATGGCCCGGATGAAGTCCACCGCATGACCATCGCCCGACAAGAACTGCGCAAATACAAGTAGAACCCCTGCACAGCACAGACCTATCGAAGGAGCCACGGTGAACGACCCAACAACCGGCAGCCATAATTCAGCCACGAAGAACCCGGCCGCGCCGTTCAACATGGACGAGCTCAGCGCCTGGCTTAGCCGCATCACGCCGTTGAGGGGTGAGATCTCGCTCGACCGCGTCGGAAACGGACAATCGAACCTCACGTTTCTCGTCGAAGACACCGCGGGCTCGCGCTGCATCGTCCGCCGCCCACCGCTCGGGAAGCTGGCTGCCAGTGCCCATAACGTCGTGCGCGAAGGAAAGATCATGGCAGCCCTTCACGACACCGAGGTGCCAGTCCCGGTAATTCATGGCAGCACCGACGAGCTCGCGGACCACGGTCAGTCAATCTCCGATGCCCCCGTCGTGGCGATGAGCATGGTCGACGGAATAACCATTAGCTCCGCAGAAGCCGCCTCGCCCTTGGGGCTGGACATCCGGCACAACGTTGCCACCAACATGCTGGACGCGATGATCCACATCCACGACGTCAATCTCGAATCCACCGGGCTGGACACGCTGGCGTCCCACGACCCCTACGCCCCACGCCAGCTCAAGCGCTGGTCAGGGCAGTGGGATAAAACCAAAACCCGGGAATTACCTGCGCTCGACAAACTCACGGCCCTCCTGGAGAAAAACACCCCAGAGCAGAAAGAAACCGTGCTGGTGCACGGCGACCTGCACGTCGGCAATGTCATAGCCAACCCAGACGACGGCACCATCAACGCGGTCATTGACTGGGAGCTCACCACACTGGGCGATCCTCTCGCGGACGTGGGGACAATGCTGGCTTATTGGCCAGTCAAGGACGGGCTAGTGCTCCCCGGATTTGAAGCACCCCTCCTCGACGGATTCCCAAAGTCTGAAGAACTAGCCTCACGGTATCTCTCTGCCACGGGACGGGATAGGAATGCATTGGCGTTTTGGCACGTCCTGGGACTATGGAAAGTCGCGATCATCTGCGAAGGCGTGGTGCGGCGCGTCATGCAGAATCCCGACAACCGCGCCTCCGGAGGCGCCCCCACCCAGGAGATGGTCGAATGGGTTGTCGCTGAGGCACAGCAGACCGCGAGGGAGTACGGGCTCAGCTAGGTGGCCTGCTTTTAGCAGAGAACCTCCGGCAAGCTCACTAAGCTGGGCGCCATGGCAATCCGAACCCCGCAAGAGTGGATCAGCGAGTACCCCCTCCTCGAGCGCCTCGTCGCGCTGGAGGAGACCCTGTGGTTGAAACCCGACCTGCCTCGAGCCGAAGAAGGCCTGGCGCACGTCGGGATCACCCCGGACCAGGTCCAGGACGCCGCGGACCGGCTGAAACGCTTCTCCCCCTACCTGCAGCAGGTCTTCCCAGAGACCACGCCCAGCGCGGGCGTCATCGAATCCCCTCTCCGCCACGTGCCCGCGATGAAGGAGGCGATCGAGGACCTCACCGGGCAGCAGATCGAAGGACAGCTGTGGGCGAAGCTCGACTCCCACCTGCCGATCTCCGGGTCCATCAAGGCCCGCGGCGGGATCTACGAGGTGCTCCAGCACGCCGAGGCCCTCGCCCTGGAACACGGCCTGATCACCGTGGACAGCGACTACCGGCTCCTCGACTCCGCCGAGGCCCGCGAGCTCTTCGGCCAGCACCGCGTGGCTGTGGGCTCCACCGGCAACCTGGGGCTATCCATTGGCATCATGAGCGCCAAGCTGGGCTTCCAGGCCGCGGTCCACATGAGCGCGGATGCCCGCCAGTGGAAGAAGGACCTGCTGCGCTCCCACGGCGTGGAGGTCGTGGAGTACGAACAGGACTACTCCGTCGCCGTCGCCGCTGGCCGCAAGGCCGCCGAGGACGACGACAGCGTCTACTTCGTGGATGACGAGAACTCCGTCTCCCTCTTCCTCGGTTACGCGGTCGCCGGGGCGCGACTGGCCGGCCAGCTGCAGGCCTTGGACGTCCGGTTCACCGAGCAGGAGCCGCTCCACGTGTACCTGCCCTGCGGGGTCGGCGGTGGTCCAGGTGGTGTCGCATTCGGCATCAAGGCCATTTTCGGCGACGCGGCGCGCTGCTATTTCGCCGAGCCCACCCACTCCCCCGCCATGTTCATCGGAGTGCACACCGGCGCCCACGATCAACTGGCAGTGCAGGACTTCGGCATCGATAACCTCACCGCCGCCGATGGCCTGGCCGTGGGGCGCCCCTCCGGCTTCGTCGGCGAGCGGATGCAGCACCTCATCGACGGCTACTACACCGTCAGCGACGAGAACATGTTCCGGGGTGTGGCCCTCTTCGATCGCTCCGAGGATGTGCAGTGTGAGCCGAGCTCCGCGACCAGCTTCTTCGGCCCCGGAGCCATCGGCCGGGCGGGCACCCACCTGGCGTGGATCACGGGTGGGGCGATGGTGCCAGAGGAAGAAATGGCTAGCTACATCGCCCGCGGTGAGGAGCTGCTCTAGGGCTAGCCTGTCTATATAAAAACAGTGGCCACGGGGTTATCCCCGCGGCCACTTGTGTTATTGAGTTATTACTCGGCCATTACAGCGCTGGCGAAAGACCGGCGCTCGACTGGTCAGACACCCGGTAGAGGTGCTCGTTGACGAACTCGCCAACGCCCCAGCGGGCGAGCTCGCGGCCATAGCCGGAGCGTCCGATTCCGCCGAAGGGCAGGCCCGCGCCGGTGACGGCGTGCTCATTGATGAAGGTCATGCCGTCGTGCAGCTGCACGGCGACCTCGCGGGCTGCTTCCAGGTCGGTGCTCCACACGGAGCTGGAGAGACCGTAGTCGGAGTCGTTAGCGATCTCGATGGCCTCTGCCGCGTCCTTTGCGCGGTACACGATCGCCACGGGTCCGAAGATCTCGTTGCAGCCAACGTCGGCCTTGGGGTCCACGTCGACCAGCAGGGTTGGCTCCATGAAGGCGCCCTCGCGGTCGATGGCCTTACCGCCGACGCGGATGGTGGCATCACCATTCTTCTCCGCCTCGGCGAGGCGCTCGACGATCTCGTCGCGGGCACCGATGGAGGACAGCGGACCGATATCGGCGTTCTCGTCGTCGTATGCGCCGACCTTCATGTCGCCGATGAGCTTCTCCAGCGTCTCGACGGTGCGGTCATAGAACTCGTCCATGACGATCAGTCGCTTCGGGGCGTTACATGCCTGGCCGGTGTTGTACATGCGGATCTTGGTGAACTGCTCCAGGACCCAGTCCAGGTTCTCATCGTCGAGCACGATGAAGGGGTCGTTGCCGCCCAGCTCCAGCAGGGACTTCTTGTAGTTCTCGCCGGCGGTCTTCGCTACAGCAGCACCAGCCTGCTCGGATCCGGTGAGGGAGACACCCGCCACGCGCTTATCCGCCACGAAGGCATCCATCTGGGAGCCGGAGGCGTACACGTTGATGAAAGCATCCTTCGGCAGCCCGGCCTGCTCCAGCAGGTCCTGGCAGGCCTGGGAGGACAGCGGGCAAATGGAGGCGTGCTTCAGCACCAGCGTGTTGCCCAGCAGCAGGTTCGGTGCTGCCCAGCGGGCGACCTGGTAGTAGGGGAAGTTCCACGGCATGATGCCCAGCACCACGCCCAGGGGCTCCTTACGGACCCAGGTCTGCTGTGCGCCTTGCTGGGAAAGCTGCTCATCTGCCAGGAGCTCGTGGGCGTGCTCGGCATACCAGGTGAAAATGTCCGAGACGATGTCGATCTCAGCCTCGGCCCAGCGGGTCAGCTTGCCCATCTCGCGGCCGATGTGTTCCGCCAGCTGCTTCTTGTTTTCCTGAAACAGCTTCGCGGTCTTCCTCAGGACGTCGGCGCGCTGCGCAATAGGGGTCTTGCGCCACTGCTCGCCTGCAGCGGTGGCGCGATCCAGAATTGCATCGCGGTCGGCATCATTGATGCGGTTGAACTGCTCTTCTTCTTGGCCAGTACTTGGATTCTGCAATGCAAAAGTGCTCATGACCCCTGCCTACCAGAGGTGTCGGGGCGGTGTCAGTGACCAAGGACAAAACCCCGGCCCGCGGTGCAGCACCTCGGGGCCGGGTTTTCGCTATGTGCCCAGCGCTTTAGCTCAAGCCAGCAGTCCGTGAAATTTCACCGAAAATTCGCGACGGCACTCGCGGCATTGCCAGGAATTATCCGTTTCCGTGGTCGGAAACAGGTTCTCCCCCATGCAGTAGGGGCAGAAGTTCACGGTCGCACGCCGACCGTTGCTGTGGCCGGACTTCCCACCGATTGCCTGGTTCACCGGTGGCAGGGAATCAGTATCGGGGACACTCATCGCAGGGCTTCCTCCTCGGCGCGGGCGACCCAGGAGCTGAACTCCTCGCCGGCCTCACGCTGCTCCTTGAAGTTCTCCACCACGCGGACCACGTAGTCGCCCACGTCCTTGGAGAACACGTTGTTGCCGCGCAGCTTGCGGCCGAAGCCCGGCTCCAGGCCGACCTTTCCGCCCAGGTGAACCTGGAAGCCCTCGACGCGGTTGCCGTCCTCGTCGGTCAGCACCTTGCCGGACAGGCCGATGTCCGCGACCTGGGAGCGAGCGCAGGAGTTCGGGCAGCCGTTCAAGGAGATCTTCAGCGGCACATCAAGGTCGCCGACCCGCTCCTCCAGCTCGTCGACCAGCTGGATAGCGCGCTGCTTCGTCACGACGTGCGCGAGCTTGCAGAACTCCAAGCCGGTGCAGCTGATGATGTCGCGGCGGAAGGCCGAAGGCTTCGCGGACAGCCCCTCCTTCTCCAGCTCGGCGGCAAGCTTGTCTGCATTCTCCGGGGTCAGATCCAGGAACAGCAGCTCCTTATCGGGAGTCGTGCGCAACCGCGTGGATCCATAGGACTCGGCGAGCTCCGCCAGGCGCTGCAGCTGGGCGCCATCGGTGTGACCGACCGTGGGCTTCACGCCCAGGTAGACCTTGCCGTCCCGCTGCTCGTGGATGCCGATGTGGTCGCGGTAGCCGGGGTACTCGCCCGGGTCCGGACCGTCGACGAGTTTGCGGCCGAGGTAGTCCTCCTCCAGCACCTTGCGGAACTTCTCGATGCCCCAATCAGCGACGAGGAACTTCAGGCGCGCGCGGTTGCGTACCTTGCGGTAGCCGTAGTCGCGGAAGATGCGAACTACGCCGGCCCACACCTCCGGGACTTCATCCAAGGGTACCCAGGCGCCGAGCCGCTGGGAAAGCATCGGGTTGGTAGACAGCCCGCCGCCGACCCAGACGTCGAAGCCAGGGCCATGCTCCGGGTGATTGGAACCGATAAACGCCAGGTCCTGGATCTCGTGGGTGACGTCCTGGCGGGAGTTGCCGCTGATCGCGGACTTGAACTTGCGTGGCAGGTTGTCGAACTCGCCGCTGGTAAGTAGCTCTTCCTTGATGGTGTGAATGGCCGGGGTGGCGTCGATAATCTCGTCGGCAGCGATGCCTGCGACCGGGGAGCCCAAGATGACGCGGGGGACGTCACCGCAACCGAAGTTGGTGTCCAGCCCAACGGATTCGAGCCTGTCCCAGATGGTCGGGACGTCCTCGATGCGGATCCAGTGCAGCTGGACGTTTTGGCGGTCGGTGAAGTCCGCGGTGTCGCGGGCGTAGTCGCTAGAAATCTCGCCGATGACGCGCAGTTGCTCGCTGCTGACGAGGCCGCCGTCGAGGCGGATGCGCATCATGAAGTAGTTATCCTGCAGCTCCTCGGTGCTGAGCGTGGAGGTAGCCACACCGTCGAGGCCAGGACGGCGCTGGGTATAAAGACCGACCCACTTGAAGCGGGGCGCGAGGTCCTCCTTCGGGATGGAGTCGAAGCCCTGCTTCGAGTAGGTCTCGCGGATGCGGTCGATAACGCCGAGGCCGGCGCCTTCTTGCTTAATCTTCTCGTCGTCGTTGAGCGGGGTGGTGCCGTCAACGAGCCACTGGCCTTGCGGCCGGGGCTTACGCTTCGGCCTCGGTCGAGTGGTGGGGGTTGCAGTCATGGTGAATTTCTCCAGTTAATTGTGCGTTGCGGCGGTCTTGTCTTGATCCGCAACGCGGGCTGCAGATCAACCTACACTAGACAGACCGTGCGGTCTATAACTGCACACACTAAACCGGTAAGCCGCAAGGTTGCAAGCAATTTCAGCAAAGTCAATTGCATAAACTAGACAATGCTGTCTACACTCTTGTGTGATCCACCCCCTAGAACCTCGCAATCCCATCGCGGTGGGATTAGCTTGGTGGGTGAAGAATATGCACTTAGAACCAACGATTGGACCCTAAATAAAAGTGTCAGACGCAGCAAAGACCACTCGTCCGCTCCGCATCGCGGTCATCGGCTCCGGCCCGGCCGGCATTTATGCATCCAACGCCCTCGCCAAGGCCACCATCCCGGAGGGCAGCGGCGACACCACCTTCGACGGCGTGAGCGTGGACATCTTCGAGCGCATGCCAGCCCCATTCGGGCTCATTCGTTACGGCGTCGCACCCGACCACCCCCGCATCAAGGGCATTATCCGCTCCCTGCACCGCGTCCTCGACCAGCCTCAGATCCGCCTATTCGGCAACGTCAACATCGGCGAGGACGTCACCCTCGAGGAACTGAAGCAGCACTACGACTCCGTCATCTACGCCACCGGCGCAACCAAGGACCGCGACCTCAACCTACCGGGCGCAGAAGCCACCCACGGCGGCGCTGAATTCGTCGGCTTCTACGACGCCAACCCGAAGTTCTCCGAGGACTGGAAGCTGGACGCCGAGTCCGTCGCCGTCATCGGCGTGGGCAACGTCGGCCTCGACGTCGCCCGCGTCCTGGCAAAGACCGGTGACGAGCTGCTCACCACCGAAATCCCGGACAACGTCTACGAGTCCCTGAAGAAGAACCAGGCCAAGGAGGTCCACCTCTTCGGCCGCCGCGGCCCCGCACAGGCGAAGTTCACCCCGCTGGAGCTGAAGGAGCTCAGCTACTCCGATAACATCCAGGTCATCGTCGACCCGGAGGACATCCAGTACGACGCCGCTTCCGAGGAGGCCCGCCGCGGCTCCAAGATCACCGACATGGTCTGCTCTTTGCTGGAGCAGTACGCCATCGCCGACCCAGGCGAGGAGCCACACCGCGTCTACATCCACTTCTTTGAATCTCCGAAGGAGATCAAGACGGACGAGCAGGGCAACGTCACCGCCCTGATCACCGAGCGCACGAAGCTCAACGGCGACGGTTCCGTCTCCACCACCGGCGAGATCCGCGAATGGCCGGTCGGCGCGGTCTACCGCACCGTCGGATACAAGTCCGACCAGCAGGCCGACCTGCCGTGGGACGCCGACGAGAACGTCCTGCCGAACGTCGGCGGTCGCGTGCTTACCGAAGGCCCCACTGCGGACGGCATCGCAGGTGTGCCGGGCAGCGCCGACCCGGAGGCCGAGAAGCGCGAGACCCTGCCAGGCGTATACGCCACCGGCTGGATCCGTCGCGGCCCCGTCGGCCTGATCGGTAACACCAAGGGCGACGCCAACGAGGCCGTCGATAACCTCTTGACCGACGTCGCAAAGGGCATCGGCTTCCAGCCAGCCAAGCCGGAGCTGGAGAGCGTCGAGGAGCTGCTGCGCTCCAAGAACATCTCCTGGACCGACTGGGAGGGCTGGTACGCCCTGGATAAGCACGAGCGCGAACTCGGCGAGGCCGAGGGCCGCGAGCGCAAGAAGGTCCGCGAGTGGGACGAGATGCACCACCACTCCAAGTACAGCGGGGAGTAAGCACTCCCCTGGTCGGAGCGGCAGCAAAGGCCACGCCGACCGCACCCCCACGCACACGGGGAGAGCCCAGGCCCAGTAGTTAGCAAAAACTAACATTCCTACTGCAAAGGTACAGCTCTACCCCCATTTTGCGCGGGGGTTTCCTTTCCCCTTTAGAGCTCTTGTGGCTTAGGTAACATGCGACTCATGACTCTGGAAAACGACGCCGTAGAAGAAGGCCCAAAGGTCTACATCACCGGGCGAACCCTGCTGTCCATGCCTGCGTACCAGGTCCACGCCCTCTACAAGCTGCGGGTGGACGTCTTCGTTAATGAACAGCGCGCCGCATTCCCGGAGATCGACGACCAGGACGCCCTGCCGGAGACCCACCACCTGCTGGCCTACGTCCACCCCGGCAGCGGCCCGGACTACCCGTGGGGCACCGCCGACCCCGGCTCCCCCATGCGGCTCGTGGGCACCGTGCGAGTCTTCGGACCGCCGGAGGAGCAGCACATCGGCCGCCTCTGCGTCCACCCGGACCTGCGCGGTTACGGGATCGCGCACAACCTTGTCGCGCGCTCCCTGGAGGTCGTCCGCGAGCGCGCCGCCGCCCTGGACCCCACGACCCAGAAGTCGATCGTAAAGATCGAGGCACAGAGCCACTCCGTGCCCTTCTACGAGGGCTACGGTTTCGCCACCGTGGGCGAGCCCTTCGACGTCGAGGGCATCGACCACGTGGAGATGCAGCTCGAGCTCGACTAGTCGGCGGCTAGCACTCCCCGCAGGTCACCGCCGGGTCGGCCGCGCAGTCCTCGCACAGCAGGATCTGTTCGCGGCACTCGGAGTTCTCGCAGTTGTGGAAGGTATTCGTCGCCGCCCCGCAGTTCTTGCAGAAGCCGAGCTGCTTCGCTTCCTCCGAGAACTCCATGTGCATGCGCTTGTCGAAGACGTACAGCGAGCCCTCCCATAGGCCCTTATCGCCATACTTCTCGCCGTAGCGGACAATGCCGCCGTCGATCTGGTAGACCTCCTCGAAGCCACGGTTCTTCATCAGCGCGCTGAGCACCTCGCACCGGATACCGCCGGTGCAGTAGCTGACGACCGGCTTGTCCTTCATCCAGTCGTACTTGCCGCTCTCCAGTTCCTTGATGAAGTCGTGGGTGGTCTCCACGTCTGGGACGACGGCGTTCTTGAACCGGCCGATTTCGGCCTCCATCGCGTTGCGTCCGTCGAAGAAGACGACGTCGTCGCCGCGCTCCTCGACCAGCTTGTTGACCTCTTCCGGCTTCAGGTGGGTCCCTCCCCCGATGACGCCGTTCTCGTCGACCTTCAGCTCGCCCGGCGCGCCGAAGGAGACGATCTCGTCGCGCACCTTGACGGACAGGCGCGGGAAGTCCTCTGCCCCGCCCTGCGACCACTTGAATTCCATGCCCTTGAAACCGGGGTATTCGCGGGTGCGGCGCGCGTACTGCTTGCAGGCATGCAGGGAGCCACCGACGGTGCCGTTGATGCCGTGTTCGGAGATGAGGATGCGCCCGGTCAGTCCGAGGCTTTCGCAGAGCTGCTTCTGCCACAGCATGATCGCCGTAGGGTCCGCGATGGGTGTGAAGCAGTAGTACAGCAGGATGCGGGATTCTTTGAGGTCGGTCGCGCTAACAGCCATACCTCAAAGTGTAGCCCCACCAGCGAGGACCCCCTAAACCCTCGGGAGTAGCAGCAACGCCGGTGGGCTACTCCACGGCGGGCTGCTCGCCCGTCGGCAGGTCGGCCTCATCCTCAGTCGAGTTGCCGGCGTCCTCAGGAGCCGCGTGGGTCTCGTGTGCGACCTCCGCTGCCTGGATCTTGATGGCCCCGGCGGCGTCGGCTGCCCGGTCGCGGGCATCTTCGATCGTCTCCGCGGTGGAGACAGCCACGCCCATGCGGCGTCGGTTGTAGCTGGCCGGCTTGCCGAAGAGGCGGACCTTGGTCTCTGGGACGGCGAGCGCCTCGGCCAGGCCGTGGTACTCCACCGCCGCACCTTCCGGCAGGTCCTCACCGAGGATCACGGCGGAGGCGCCCGGGGAGATCAAAGTCGTGTCGATCGGCAGGCCCAACACAGCACGGGCGTGCAGCTCGAACTCGCTGCAGCGCTGCGTGCCGATGGTCACCATGCCCGTGTCGTGCGGCCGCGGGGAGACCTCAGAGAAGTACACATCATCACCTTTGATGAACAGCTCCACACCAAACACGCCCCGGCCGCCCAAGGCGTTGGTCACGCGCGCCGCCACGGAGCGGGCATTATCCAGCGCGGAGTCCCCCATCGTCGCAGGCTGCCAGGACTCCACGTACTTGCCGAGGTCCTGGCGGTGGCCGATGGGCTCGCAGAACCAGGTGGCGGACTGGCCGCTGACCGGGTCAATGCTGCGCACCGTGAGCAAGGTGATCTCGTAGTCGAAGGGGACGAACTTCTCGACGATGACCTTTTCGCAGGTCACGCGGACGTCGGAAAGCGCGAAGTCCCAGGCCGCGTCGAGCTCGTCTGCACTGGCCACGTAGCTCTGACCCCGCCCCGCGGAGGACACGACGGGCTTGACCACGCACGGGAACCCGACCTCCTCGGCCACGGCAGTGAGCTCTTCGGGGGTGGACGCAAAGCGGTGCACGCCCGTGGGAATGCCCAGCTCCTCGCTGACCATCGTGCGGATCTTCTCGCGGTCCATCGTCAACTGCGCGGCCCGCGCCGTCGGGGCGATGGTGACGGTGCCCTCCTCTTCCAGTTCGGCGAGGACGTCCACCGCCAACGCTTCGATTTCCGGAACCACGATGTGCGGGCGGACCTCGGTGATGAGTTCGCGCAGTGCGTCGCCGTCCATGAGGTCCAACACATGCGAGTGATTGGCCACGTTGTGTGCGGGCGCGCCCCGGTAGCGGTCCACGGCGTGTACTTCTACACCGAACCTCTGGAGGGCGATGGTCAGCTCACGGCCGAGCTCACCGGCTCCCAGGATCATG
This window contains:
- a CDS encoding acyl-CoA dehydrogenase family protein, which translates into the protein MDFAPSARSKEYQEQLLRFMDEHVYPAEPIYHRQMTESGDPHHHPAILEDLKAEAKKQGLWNLFHPHAGTGPGLSNVDYAPLAEIMGRSPQLGPEACNCNAPDTGNMEVLELYGSEAHRRDYLNPLLDGEIRSAFAMTEPGVASSDATNVSMRMERVTGYTAEGSNKPLDGYVLNGRKWFSSNGMRPNLKVLIVMGKTSPEAEPHRQQSMLVVPADAPGVHIVRDLPVFGYHDREGHAELEFEDVFVPDHDILLEEGAGFRISQDRLGPGRIHHCMRAIGMAERALELMCERALSRSTFGKALAERDTIQERIANARIDIEQARLLTLKAAWMMDTVGNKAARQEIAAIKVAAPQVALRIVDEAIQVFGGEGVTSDTPLAHMWAGLRSLRLADGPDEVHRMTIARQELRKYK
- a CDS encoding phosphotransferase family protein, translated to MNDPTTGSHNSATKNPAAPFNMDELSAWLSRITPLRGEISLDRVGNGQSNLTFLVEDTAGSRCIVRRPPLGKLAASAHNVVREGKIMAALHDTEVPVPVIHGSTDELADHGQSISDAPVVAMSMVDGITISSAEAASPLGLDIRHNVATNMLDAMIHIHDVNLESTGLDTLASHDPYAPRQLKRWSGQWDKTKTRELPALDKLTALLEKNTPEQKETVLVHGDLHVGNVIANPDDGTINAVIDWELTTLGDPLADVGTMLAYWPVKDGLVLPGFEAPLLDGFPKSEELASRYLSATGRDRNALAFWHVLGLWKVAIICEGVVRRVMQNPDNRASGGAPTQEMVEWVVAEAQQTAREYGLS
- a CDS encoding D-serine ammonia-lyase, which translates into the protein MAIRTPQEWISEYPLLERLVALEETLWLKPDLPRAEEGLAHVGITPDQVQDAADRLKRFSPYLQQVFPETTPSAGVIESPLRHVPAMKEAIEDLTGQQIEGQLWAKLDSHLPISGSIKARGGIYEVLQHAEALALEHGLITVDSDYRLLDSAEARELFGQHRVAVGSTGNLGLSIGIMSAKLGFQAAVHMSADARQWKKDLLRSHGVEVVEYEQDYSVAVAAGRKAAEDDDSVYFVDDENSVSLFLGYAVAGARLAGQLQALDVRFTEQEPLHVYLPCGVGGGPGGVAFGIKAIFGDAARCYFAEPTHSPAMFIGVHTGAHDQLAVQDFGIDNLTAADGLAVGRPSGFVGERMQHLIDGYYTVSDENMFRGVALFDRSEDVQCEPSSATSFFGPGAIGRAGTHLAWITGGAMVPEEEMASYIARGEELL
- a CDS encoding NAD-dependent succinate-semialdehyde dehydrogenase; its protein translation is MSTFALQNPSTGQEEEQFNRINDADRDAILDRATAAGEQWRKTPIAQRADVLRKTAKLFQENKKQLAEHIGREMGKLTRWAEAEIDIVSDIFTWYAEHAHELLADEQLSQQGAQQTWVRKEPLGVVLGIMPWNFPYYQVARWAAPNLLLGNTLVLKHASICPLSSQACQDLLEQAGLPKDAFINVYASGSQMDAFVADKRVAGVSLTGSEQAGAAVAKTAGENYKKSLLELGGNDPFIVLDDENLDWVLEQFTKIRMYNTGQACNAPKRLIVMDEFYDRTVETLEKLIGDMKVGAYDDENADIGPLSSIGARDEIVERLAEAEKNGDATIRVGGKAIDREGAFMEPTLLVDVDPKADVGCNEIFGPVAIVYRAKDAAEAIEIANDSDYGLSSSVWSTDLEAAREVAVQLHDGMTFINEHAVTGAGLPFGGIGRSGYGRELARWGVGEFVNEHLYRVSDQSSAGLSPAL
- a CDS encoding nitrite/sulfite reductase → MTATPTTRPRPKRKPRPQGQWLVDGTTPLNDDEKIKQEGAGLGVIDRIRETYSKQGFDSIPKEDLAPRFKWVGLYTQRRPGLDGVATSTLSTEELQDNYFMMRIRLDGGLVSSEQLRVIGEISSDYARDTADFTDRQNVQLHWIRIEDVPTIWDRLESVGLDTNFGCGDVPRVILGSPVAGIAADEIIDATPAIHTIKEELLTSGEFDNLPRKFKSAISGNSRQDVTHEIQDLAFIGSNHPEHGPGFDVWVGGGLSTNPMLSQRLGAWVPLDEVPEVWAGVVRIFRDYGYRKVRNRARLKFLVADWGIEKFRKVLEEDYLGRKLVDGPDPGEYPGYRDHIGIHEQRDGKVYLGVKPTVGHTDGAQLQRLAELAESYGSTRLRTTPDKELLFLDLTPENADKLAAELEKEGLSAKPSAFRRDIISCTGLEFCKLAHVVTKQRAIQLVDELEERVGDLDVPLKISLNGCPNSCARSQVADIGLSGKVLTDEDGNRVEGFQVHLGGKVGLEPGFGRKLRGNNVFSKDVGDYVVRVVENFKEQREAGEEFSSWVARAEEEALR
- a CDS encoding FAD-dependent oxidoreductase produces the protein MSDAAKTTRPLRIAVIGSGPAGIYASNALAKATIPEGSGDTTFDGVSVDIFERMPAPFGLIRYGVAPDHPRIKGIIRSLHRVLDQPQIRLFGNVNIGEDVTLEELKQHYDSVIYATGATKDRDLNLPGAEATHGGAEFVGFYDANPKFSEDWKLDAESVAVIGVGNVGLDVARVLAKTGDELLTTEIPDNVYESLKKNQAKEVHLFGRRGPAQAKFTPLELKELSYSDNIQVIVDPEDIQYDAASEEARRGSKITDMVCSLLEQYAIADPGEEPHRVYIHFFESPKEIKTDEQGNVTALITERTKLNGDGSVSTTGEIREWPVGAVYRTVGYKSDQQADLPWDADENVLPNVGGRVLTEGPTADGIAGVPGSADPEAEKRETLPGVYATGWIRRGPVGLIGNTKGDANEAVDNLLTDVAKGIGFQPAKPELESVEELLRSKNISWTDWEGWYALDKHERELGEAEGRERKKVREWDEMHHHSKYSGE
- a CDS encoding GNAT family N-acetyltransferase gives rise to the protein MRLMTLENDAVEEGPKVYITGRTLLSMPAYQVHALYKLRVDVFVNEQRAAFPEIDDQDALPETHHLLAYVHPGSGPDYPWGTADPGSPMRLVGTVRVFGPPEEQHIGRLCVHPDLRGYGIAHNLVARSLEVVRERAAALDPTTQKSIVKIEAQSHSVPFYEGYGFATVGEPFDVEGIDHVEMQLELD
- a CDS encoding rhodanese-related sulfurtransferase, giving the protein MAVSATDLKESRILLYYCFTPIADPTAIMLWQKQLCESLGLTGRILISEHGINGTVGGSLHACKQYARRTREYPGFKGMEFKWSQGGAEDFPRLSVKVRDEIVSFGAPGELKVDENGVIGGGTHLKPEEVNKLVEERGDDVVFFDGRNAMEAEIGRFKNAVVPDVETTHDFIKELESGKYDWMKDKPVVSYCTGGIRCEVLSALMKNRGFEEVYQIDGGIVRYGEKYGDKGLWEGSLYVFDKRMHMEFSEEAKQLGFCKNCGAATNTFHNCENSECREQILLCEDCAADPAVTCGEC
- the purT gene encoding formate-dependent phosphoribosylglycinamide formyltransferase, whose product is MYTPQAIGTPNSDCATVVMILGAGELGRELTIALQRFGVEVHAVDRYRGAPAHNVANHSHVLDLMDGDALRELITEVRPHIVVPEIEALAVDVLAELEEEGTVTIAPTARAAQLTMDREKIRTMVSEELGIPTGVHRFASTPEELTAVAEEVGFPCVVKPVVSSAGRGQSYVASADELDAAWDFALSDVRVTCEKVIVEKFVPFDYEITLLTVRSIDPVSGQSATWFCEPIGHRQDLGKYVESWQPATMGDSALDNARSVAARVTNALGGRGVFGVELFIKGDDVYFSEVSPRPHDTGMVTIGTQRCSEFELHARAVLGLPIDTTLISPGASAVILGEDLPEGAAVEYHGLAEALAVPETKVRLFGKPASYNRRRMGVAVSTAETIEDARDRAADAAGAIKIQAAEVAHETHAAPEDAGNSTEDEADLPTGEQPAVE